In a genomic window of Streptomyces sp. NBC_01231:
- a CDS encoding AMP-dependent synthetase/ligase has protein sequence MSLSYLSGHDYDGAPVLVAPEIRRLDGEVREVSVPPIAPPVTHGSLADLPFDNADAAPEHQVLSRRTEDGHWEHVTAVQFAEQVLALAKGMIAEGLTPGDRIAVMARTIYEWTLLDFAAWAAGLVTVPIYPTSSVFQTRWILQDSGAVALVTEHASQAAALGPELSRLPDLSHMWIIEKGHLERLAELGQPVPDQEVDVRRGMLGPGTLATVVYTSGTTGRPKGCVLTHGNFLAEVDNAIELLHPVFRSKSSDELATLLFLPMSHVFGRMVAIACVRARVRLGHVPSLQAESLVAELGAFRPTFLLCIPYMLEKVFNSARAKAESGGRATAFDRAVNVAVRYGEAMEARLAGTGSGPSTTLKAARSFYDSLIYRRIRNAMGGRVRHIISGGSPLGRRLAAFYAGAGMEIYEGYGLTESTGAATVTPPLKPRLDTVGWPLPGTKVRIAADGEILLSGEHVFRGYWDPHGGGVSPASADGWFPTGDIGRLDDEGYLTITGRKKEILITAGGKNVAPAPLENWLRSHPLISQCIVLGDRRPYISALITLDMGGVSHWRRMNGKHPVPAELLIDDEELRGILQRAVDEANKLVSRPESIRRFTVLATDFSEETGHLTPSMKLRRETVLKDFAQEVEGLYER, from the coding sequence ATGTCCCTCTCCTACCTGTCCGGCCACGACTACGACGGCGCGCCCGTTCTGGTCGCGCCGGAGATCCGGCGACTGGACGGCGAGGTCCGGGAGGTGTCCGTGCCGCCCATCGCCCCGCCGGTCACCCACGGCTCCCTGGCGGACCTGCCCTTCGACAACGCCGACGCGGCTCCCGAGCACCAGGTGCTCAGCCGCCGCACGGAGGACGGGCACTGGGAGCATGTGACGGCCGTCCAGTTCGCCGAGCAGGTACTGGCGTTGGCGAAGGGCATGATCGCGGAGGGGTTGACGCCCGGGGACCGTATCGCCGTCATGGCCCGCACGATCTACGAGTGGACGCTCCTCGATTTCGCCGCGTGGGCCGCCGGCCTGGTCACCGTGCCGATCTACCCCACCTCCTCCGTCTTCCAGACCCGCTGGATCCTCCAGGACTCCGGGGCGGTGGCCCTGGTGACGGAGCACGCGTCCCAGGCGGCGGCGCTCGGCCCGGAGCTCAGCCGGCTGCCCGACCTGAGCCACATGTGGATCATCGAGAAGGGTCATCTGGAGCGGCTGGCGGAACTCGGCCAACCGGTCCCCGACCAGGAAGTCGACGTACGCCGGGGGATGCTGGGCCCGGGCACCCTCGCCACCGTCGTCTACACCTCGGGCACGACGGGCCGTCCCAAGGGCTGTGTGCTGACGCACGGGAATTTCCTCGCCGAGGTCGACAACGCGATCGAACTCCTCCACCCCGTCTTCCGGTCGAAGTCCTCCGACGAACTCGCCACCCTCCTCTTCCTCCCCATGTCCCACGTCTTCGGCCGCATGGTGGCGATCGCGTGCGTCCGCGCCCGGGTTCGGCTGGGCCATGTGCCGAGCCTTCAGGCGGAGAGTCTGGTGGCCGAGCTCGGTGCCTTCAGACCGACGTTCCTGCTGTGTATCCCGTACATGCTCGAGAAGGTCTTCAACAGCGCCCGCGCCAAGGCGGAGAGCGGCGGCCGGGCGACCGCCTTCGACCGCGCGGTGAACGTGGCCGTCCGCTACGGCGAGGCCATGGAGGCCCGCCTGGCCGGCACCGGCTCCGGACCGAGCACCACCCTGAAGGCCGCCCGCTCCTTCTACGACTCCCTCATCTACCGCCGGATCCGCAACGCCATGGGCGGCCGGGTCCGCCACATCATCAGCGGCGGCTCACCCCTCGGCCGCCGGCTCGCCGCGTTCTACGCGGGCGCGGGCATGGAGATCTACGAGGGCTACGGCCTGACCGAGTCGACCGGCGCGGCCACGGTCACCCCGCCGCTCAAGCCGCGTCTGGACACGGTCGGCTGGCCGCTGCCCGGCACCAAGGTGCGGATCGCGGCGGACGGCGAGATCCTGCTCAGCGGGGAGCATGTATTCCGTGGCTACTGGGACCCGCACGGCGGCGGGGTGAGCCCCGCGTCCGCCGACGGCTGGTTCCCCACCGGCGACATCGGCCGCCTCGACGACGAGGGGTACCTCACGATCACCGGCCGCAAGAAGGAGATCCTCATCACCGCGGGCGGCAAGAACGTGGCCCCCGCCCCGCTGGAGAACTGGCTGCGCTCCCACCCCCTGATCTCCCAGTGCATCGTCCTGGGCGACCGCCGCCCCTACATCTCCGCCCTGATCACCCTGGACATGGGGGGCGTCTCCCACTGGCGCCGGATGAACGGCAAGCACCCCGTCCCCGCCGAACTCCTCATCGACGACGAGGAGTTGCGCGGCATCCTCCAGCGCGCGGTCGACGAGGCCAACAAGCTCGTCTCCCGCCCCGAGTCCATCCGCCGCTTCACCGTCCTGGCGACCGACTTCTCGGAGGAGACCGGCCATCTGACGCCGTCGATGAAGCTGCGACGGGAGACGGTGCTGAAGGATTTCGCGCAGGAGGTGGAGGGACTGTACGAGCGGTGA
- a CDS encoding cold-shock protein, translated as MATGTVKWFNAEKGFGFIAQEGGGPDVFVHYSAINASGFRSLEENQQVSFDVTQGPKGPQAENVTPV; from the coding sequence ATGGCTACCGGAACCGTGAAGTGGTTCAACGCCGAAAAGGGCTTTGGATTCATCGCCCAGGAAGGCGGCGGCCCCGACGTCTTCGTCCACTACTCCGCGATCAACGCGAGCGGCTTCCGCTCGCTGGAGGAGAACCAGCAGGTTTCCTTCGACGTCACGCAGGGCCCGAAGGGTCCGCAGGCGGAGAATGTCACCCCTGTCTGA
- a CDS encoding menaquinone biosynthesis protein — protein MDISRTRPRVGHIQFLNCLPLYWGLARTGTLLDFELTKDTPEKLSEQLVRGDLDIGPITLVEFLRNADDLVAFPDIAVGCDGPVMSCVIVSKVPLDELDGARVALGSTSRTSVRLAQLLLADRYGVEPEYYTCPPDLSLMMQEAEAAVLIGDAALRANLLDGPKFGLEVHDLGALWKEWTGLPFVFAVWAARREYLEREPVITRKVHEAFLASRNLSLEEVGKVAEQAARWEAFNEQILERYFTTLDFRFAGPQLEAVAEFARRVGPTTGFPADVKVDLLQP, from the coding sequence GTGGACATTTCTCGCACCCGGCCGCGTGTCGGCCACATCCAGTTCCTCAACTGCCTGCCCCTGTACTGGGGGCTCGCGCGAACCGGCACGCTGCTCGACTTCGAGCTGACCAAGGACACCCCGGAGAAGCTCAGCGAGCAGCTGGTGCGGGGGGACCTCGACATCGGTCCCATCACCCTCGTCGAGTTCCTCAGGAACGCGGACGACCTGGTCGCCTTCCCGGACATCGCCGTGGGGTGCGACGGCCCCGTGATGTCCTGCGTGATCGTCTCGAAGGTGCCGCTGGACGAGCTGGACGGCGCCCGTGTCGCCCTCGGCTCGACCTCGCGCACCTCCGTCCGGCTCGCCCAGCTGCTGCTGGCCGACCGGTACGGCGTGGAGCCCGAGTACTACACGTGCCCGCCCGACCTCAGCCTGATGATGCAGGAGGCCGAGGCCGCCGTACTCATCGGCGACGCGGCGCTGCGGGCCAACCTGCTCGACGGGCCGAAATTCGGGCTGGAGGTCCACGACCTGGGCGCGCTGTGGAAGGAGTGGACCGGGCTGCCGTTCGTCTTCGCCGTGTGGGCGGCACGCCGCGAGTACCTGGAGCGCGAGCCCGTCATCACCCGCAAGGTCCACGAGGCCTTCCTCGCCTCCCGCAACCTCTCCCTGGAGGAGGTCGGCAAGGTCGCCGAACAGGCGGCCCGCTGGGAGGCCTTCAACGAGCAGATCCTGGAGCGGTACTTCACCACCCTCGACTTCCGCTTCGCTGGCCCCCAGCTGGAGGCGGTCGCCGAGTTCGCCCGCCGCGTCGGCCCGACCACCGGCTTCCCGGCGGACGTGAAGGTCGACCTGCTGCAGCCGTGA